TTCCTCCCGGAACTGGCCCAAAAATGCCAACGAGTTTAATCTTGTATGAATTTGATAAATAACCTACTTTTTCGGGGGGTTTAAATGGATCAAGTTAAGTTATAATATAGTAGGGTgtgtaaagaaagaaatcgataATCGACAAGAGGACgtcgaaaaggaaaatttctaAGTCGATTTGTTTTGAAGAAATGTTGTTGAATTGCAGCTCATTTCGGCTTggcttttttcgtttaaatataatataccGACCCCctcatctttcttttctcctgtCATAGTTTACATTTTACTTgtcgctttcttttttagtcCAGAATCGATCGAAACGAGTGCGGGCCTTTTCCAGGACGTCAGAGGCCAGCGACCGGCTGGATGTCAGTGAATCGGTGCTGGGAGATGAGGTGAATGCGGCagccgaggaggaggagcttttGGGTGGAGATGATGGAGCTTCCAGAACGCGTCCTTTGTAAGGCGATGAGGAAGTCATCATCGGAGCGGCGCTGCTGCTCTGTAAAGGATGTGGTTCGTAGCTGGGCTCATGCTGGAACGGTTTCGGCAATTCGTGAATTTTAGGATGGACTGCTACCACCGGATCACTCATCATTCCGGGGTCTTCCAAGACTCGGTAACGAGGCGCTTTGGGCTTTGTATCAGAGAGAGACGTGCTGCTGGCCATGGGTTGTCCAGCATTGAGACTGCCCAGTGTGCCGGGCcgggagaagaggaaaggcGTCGGATCCTCCAGGCGTCTCAGGGTAGTTCCAGGCACAATACTTGTCACAGATTCAACGGGAGCGATGGCAGCTGGCACGTCCTCATTCAACGGCCCTTTGCCTTGAAGGACAATAGCAGCGCCAAGAGGATCGCTCACGGGACTACATTTCTCGTCTTGTCGCTCATCTGCCGGGCGGATCTCTTTGATTTCATCCATCGATTTTTCTtcagcctcttcttcttcttctttaacaatttcttctttttcttcttcttcttgagctTTTATCTCCGCCTCGACGGACTCTTCCGCTTTACAATCcacttcttccttctcttcttcttcttcttcttcttctttctcttcggCTGAAATTTCCACAGGGTTTGTCTCCTCCTCAGCAGCAACGGCGACTTTCTCTTGATCCACCGGATTCTCCTCGACCGGATGTTGTTCGTCAGTCGTTTCATCTTGGGACGCGACTTTGCTCGTCTCCTCTTCCGTTTCGTTGCAAGGGGCCGGGTCATCTAATTGCAAGAGAATCAGAATCAGTTCCTCATTACAAAAGAcgcaaaaactaaaaagagaaaagaatggatcAAAGAGAATAAATGCAGCACATAAAATCGataacaaaaccaaataaaatgataTGGTTAGTGTGTGTATTGTAATAGTGAATCGTCGTTTTACAGACCATTGACAAAAACACAAGCTAAACTACACAACTCAGAATGATGAAGccaaaataatattgaaaaaatattacgcCGCTCAAACGatcctaatttaaaaaaaaagatcagcTTTGAAAAGATGATAGTAAAACATATATAAGTAGAAATAAGGGTGCAATGCAtaacgtaaaagaaaaaaatgggttaaAAATGGattattgaaatattcaaataatgtGAAAATAATTCCCTTCTTCCCCAGAAAATcataaaatagttaaaaataatgttcgaataattaaaaacacaaaaaaacataattaattGGACCACAACTACTTGAAATGTGTCCTAGATGGGCGACGAGCAGCATTCGACAATAATTTCAGGCTCTGAAAAGTAGCCGAGGGAATCATGCGGGGGTGTACCTGGAGCAGGTCCCGAGTTGAGTTGAGACTCCTGTTGTTGCTCTGACGGTTTCGTGACAGCTGCTGCGGATGATGAGACGATTGGAATCATTGGCGAATGGACTGCAGCCACAGCGGGTGCCGGCGGACGGACTGTCATGGAGACTTTCAATTCCGAATGGGGTCGCGATGTAATTTCGCCACCTCGAATGTTTTGCGTGACCGTGAACGTCTTGCCAGTGTCGAGCGGGACCGTCCAGTTGACTGGATCGGGAGAGCGGACCACCAGCTGTTCGGGCGATTTGACTCGCGTCGGTTCGGGAAGCGCCTTAATCAAGGCCGGTAACGGCTCCTGTTCGATAACGGGCAACGAGGAGCTGGCCGGTTCGTTGATGATGACGTTTTCTTTGCCCTCGTCGCCCAAGTGATTCTTTGTCGTCACTTTAACCGGATCCTTTATTCCGTCTAATACATTCAAAATGATTAGATTAAATCCCCCCGGtgtgaagaaaataatcatccGATCCTGGCAGAATACCTTCATTGTGTGCTGGACGGGCTTTGACGGGCGAAGCCTTGGTTGCCGACGATCCGACATTTCCTCCAGTCGTGCTGGAAGAAACGGATTTGGGCATGCGGCGCTCCGGGCCGAGAGAAGCCGATCGAGCCGGAGGACGGCTGACTGGATGGAAAATAGCACCTAATTGGCATTGTTAATTGACATTTCTTTCAGCGCCGTTCTTTCATATATTCcttcaaaatattcattaCCCAAACTAGGACGAATAGCCAATGTGACATTTCCGGTTCCGCTTGGCTGTGCCGGCGATTTTGCCGGTTTGGCAGATTTGGATCGGGATTTACTGCCTTCTGCACACGAGGCACCATCAATCCAGAGCCACATAATTCAATTATAGTTATACAATGCTGACAagcgggaaaataaaagcaaaaattcaaatgtacCAGAAGAAATGGAGCGATGCTGACTCATGTCACGCCGAGCTCGTTCAGTCGAATCACTTCCCTGTTGTTGTAAATCAAAAACGGCATTTTCCCCATTATCCTTGGTAACaatcgcttttttttatttttattattatattattatatgtacCTTGTTACGACTGTTGTTGTCCTTGTTGCGAGATGTCGGCACCAACGGCTGGGCGTGTCCCGGACGTGCAGACTGGTTTGGTTGCGGCGCCGTTTTGGCCGGTGATCCTCGTTTGCTGTTGATTGCGCTAGTCATGTCCACTTTCTCCGATCCTGGCCTGTGTTATAAGACAAAACCAAAATCGTGACGTCCACACGTAATCATCCCAAAAAAAGTGGGCGGAGTCGACGCATACCTAGGCGATGTAGCGGCCAGAGCAAGAGCGGACAAAGAGCTCCTGCGTGACACCTGCTCCCAAACGTCAAATTGCTTGGCGTAAAGGTCGGCCATGTGATCGGACATCAATTCTCCGCCCAATCCTCGGTACTGTAACGTTTGCAATAACCGATAGTCTTGTACATCCATGTCATTCaaatttgacaatttttatgttatgcaaatcaattttaaattattcatgaAAGAGCTGAGCTGCTGCCGGAATGGAAAATTTGGGTCTTACTTTATATTCTCCCGCTTTCTTCCTGAGCTCAAGGACTTCGCCGTACCAAGTATCCTTGTCCATCTTGTcgcccggctgctgctgctgacgcgCTGGTCCGTCCACGGCCGACGACGTCGGGATCTTGTCCGACGATGATTTCTGGAACTTGCCATCAACGTATTGGTAGAGAGAAAACGgccgaaattttttcttgtactCGGTCTTGTACCGCCTGGTacgtccaaaaaagaaacaacgtcAGTTGCTGGCCAATGCGACGGACAGGAATAGCCGTGCACACATAATGTTTTCGCCACAAACAGCTCACGCAGTCACAGTATCAATTTTAAAACGACTTGCTGGCCAGTAGAAAAGGGCAGTTCACGGTCAACGTGCAGAAAACACGCAACCAGGAGACggcctacacacacatataataatattggAATAGGTCGACAAGTTCACTGACCGTCTGCGTGGCTGGTCATCGCAAAGTTCATTTTGCTGCTGGTGATTGAGTAAAAGTTCCTCGGCCGCGTGATAGACCATCTCCTGACTGCGGGTTGTTGTTCCAGTTCCATTGTTGATTCGGCTACTCAAAAGACCGGCTGCCTCCCTTTCTCCATCTGTCGCAATGCCAAACAATTCGATTACAATCCGGAATCCGTCCG
This DNA window, taken from Daphnia pulex isolate KAP4 chromosome 2, ASM2113471v1, encodes the following:
- the LOC124202750 gene encoding microtubule-associated protein futsch-like isoform X2; the encoded protein is MISSLWTLCQTCPSVTGKLDGKYRWTEYRDVPTAARVIEHAPQCSGHSVTESSTRVRKDGDDVQQDLSGVVHDFMEPTLLAIPAHLKIDSAAAVGSSSGLAAENRAGAPPGSFSQQQQQQQEQQHNQKRVVVVAGETTANNKRTISTTGSSEYQLQFAWPPSGVKNISNTSSAFSNSRRMPESLDSLLNHSQDGEREAAGLLSSRINNGTGTTTRSQEMVYHAAEELLLNHQQQNELCDDQPRRRRYKTEYKKKFRPFSLYQYVDGKFQKSSSDKIPTSSAVDGPARQQQQPGDKMDKDTWYGEVLELRKKAGEYKYRGLGGELMSDHMADLYAKQFDVWEQVSRRSSLSALALAATSPRPGSEKVDMTSAINSKRGSPAKTAPQPNQSARPGHAQPLVPTSRNKDNNSRNKGSDSTERARRDMSQHRSISSEGSKSRSKSAKPAKSPAQPSGTGNVTLAIRPSLGAIFHPVSRPPARSASLGPERRMPKSVSSSTTGGNVGSSATKASPVKARPAHNEDGIKDPVKVTTKNHLGDEGKENVIINEPASSSLPVIEQEPLPALIKALPEPTRVKSPEQLVVRSPDPVNWTVPLDTGKTFTVTQNIRGGEITSRPHSELKVSMTVRPPAPAVAAVHSPMIPIVSSSAAAVTKPSEQQQESQLNSGPAPDDPAPCNETEEETSKVASQDETTDEQHPVEENPVDQEKVAVAAEEETNPVEISAEEKEEEEEEEEKEEVDCKAEESVEAEIKAQEEEEKEEIVKEEEEEAEEKSMDEIKEIRPADERQDEKCSPVSDPLGAAIVLQGKGPLNEDVPAAIAPVESVTSIVPGTTLRRLEDPTPFLFSRPGTLGSLNAGQPMASSTSLSDTKPKAPRYRVLEDPGMMSDPVVAVHPKIHELPKPFQHEPSYEPHPLQSSSAAPMMTSSSPYKGRVLEAPSSPPKSSSSSAAAFTSSPSTDSLTSSRSLASDVLEKARTRFDRFWTKKESDK
- the LOC124202750 gene encoding microtubule-associated protein futsch-like isoform X1 is translated as MISSLWTLCQTCPSVTGKLDGKYRWTEYRDVPTAARVIEHAPQCSGHSVTESSTRVRKDGDDVQQDLSGVVHDFMEPTLLAIPAHLKIDNQLYLQVLRRSQSEGPHQRAGGAGPGGAQGGVAACEPGPMAAWVHGRRRHVTEQQRPEHWLVPASAAAVGSSSGLAAENRAGAPPGSFSQQQQQQQEQQHNQKRVVVVAGETTANNKRTISTTGSSEYQLQFAWPPSGVKNISNTSSAFSNSRRMPESLDSLLNHSQDGEREAAGLLSSRINNGTGTTTRSQEMVYHAAEELLLNHQQQNELCDDQPRRRRYKTEYKKKFRPFSLYQYVDGKFQKSSSDKIPTSSAVDGPARQQQQPGDKMDKDTWYGEVLELRKKAGEYKYRGLGGELMSDHMADLYAKQFDVWEQVSRRSSLSALALAATSPRPGSEKVDMTSAINSKRGSPAKTAPQPNQSARPGHAQPLVPTSRNKDNNSRNKGSDSTERARRDMSQHRSISSEGSKSRSKSAKPAKSPAQPSGTGNVTLAIRPSLGAIFHPVSRPPARSASLGPERRMPKSVSSSTTGGNVGSSATKASPVKARPAHNEDGIKDPVKVTTKNHLGDEGKENVIINEPASSSLPVIEQEPLPALIKALPEPTRVKSPEQLVVRSPDPVNWTVPLDTGKTFTVTQNIRGGEITSRPHSELKVSMTVRPPAPAVAAVHSPMIPIVSSSAAAVTKPSEQQQESQLNSGPAPDDPAPCNETEEETSKVASQDETTDEQHPVEENPVDQEKVAVAAEEETNPVEISAEEKEEEEEEEEKEEVDCKAEESVEAEIKAQEEEEKEEIVKEEEEEAEEKSMDEIKEIRPADERQDEKCSPVSDPLGAAIVLQGKGPLNEDVPAAIAPVESVTSIVPGTTLRRLEDPTPFLFSRPGTLGSLNAGQPMASSTSLSDTKPKAPRYRVLEDPGMMSDPVVAVHPKIHELPKPFQHEPSYEPHPLQSSSAAPMMTSSSPYKGRVLEAPSSPPKSSSSSAAAFTSSPSTDSLTSSRSLASDVLEKARTRFDRFWTKKESDK
- the LOC124202750 gene encoding microtubule-associated protein futsch-like isoform X3, giving the protein MEPTLLAIPAHLKIDNQLYLQVLRRSQSEGPHQRAGGAGPGGAQGGVAACEPGPMAAWVHGRRRHVTEQQRPEHWLVPASAAAVGSSSGLAAENRAGAPPGSFSQQQQQQQEQQHNQKRVVVVAGETTANNKRTISTTGSSEYQLQFAWPPSGVKNISNTSSAFSNSRRMPESLDSLLNHSQDGEREAAGLLSSRINNGTGTTTRSQEMVYHAAEELLLNHQQQNELCDDQPRRRRYKTEYKKKFRPFSLYQYVDGKFQKSSSDKIPTSSAVDGPARQQQQPGDKMDKDTWYGEVLELRKKAGEYKYRGLGGELMSDHMADLYAKQFDVWEQVSRRSSLSALALAATSPRPGSEKVDMTSAINSKRGSPAKTAPQPNQSARPGHAQPLVPTSRNKDNNSRNKGSDSTERARRDMSQHRSISSEGSKSRSKSAKPAKSPAQPSGTGNVTLAIRPSLGAIFHPVSRPPARSASLGPERRMPKSVSSSTTGGNVGSSATKASPVKARPAHNEDGIKDPVKVTTKNHLGDEGKENVIINEPASSSLPVIEQEPLPALIKALPEPTRVKSPEQLVVRSPDPVNWTVPLDTGKTFTVTQNIRGGEITSRPHSELKVSMTVRPPAPAVAAVHSPMIPIVSSSAAAVTKPSEQQQESQLNSGPAPDDPAPCNETEEETSKVASQDETTDEQHPVEENPVDQEKVAVAAEEETNPVEISAEEKEEEEEEEEKEEVDCKAEESVEAEIKAQEEEEKEEIVKEEEEEAEEKSMDEIKEIRPADERQDEKCSPVSDPLGAAIVLQGKGPLNEDVPAAIAPVESVTSIVPGTTLRRLEDPTPFLFSRPGTLGSLNAGQPMASSTSLSDTKPKAPRYRVLEDPGMMSDPVVAVHPKIHELPKPFQHEPSYEPHPLQSSSAAPMMTSSSPYKGRVLEAPSSPPKSSSSSAAAFTSSPSTDSLTSSRSLASDVLEKARTRFDRFWTKKESDK
- the LOC124202750 gene encoding microtubule-associated protein futsch-like isoform X4, with translation MEPTLLAIPAHLKIDSAAAVGSSSGLAAENRAGAPPGSFSQQQQQQQEQQHNQKRVVVVAGETTANNKRTISTTGSSEYQLQFAWPPSGVKNISNTSSAFSNSRRMPESLDSLLNHSQDGEREAAGLLSSRINNGTGTTTRSQEMVYHAAEELLLNHQQQNELCDDQPRRRRYKTEYKKKFRPFSLYQYVDGKFQKSSSDKIPTSSAVDGPARQQQQPGDKMDKDTWYGEVLELRKKAGEYKYRGLGGELMSDHMADLYAKQFDVWEQVSRRSSLSALALAATSPRPGSEKVDMTSAINSKRGSPAKTAPQPNQSARPGHAQPLVPTSRNKDNNSRNKGSDSTERARRDMSQHRSISSEGSKSRSKSAKPAKSPAQPSGTGNVTLAIRPSLGAIFHPVSRPPARSASLGPERRMPKSVSSSTTGGNVGSSATKASPVKARPAHNEDGIKDPVKVTTKNHLGDEGKENVIINEPASSSLPVIEQEPLPALIKALPEPTRVKSPEQLVVRSPDPVNWTVPLDTGKTFTVTQNIRGGEITSRPHSELKVSMTVRPPAPAVAAVHSPMIPIVSSSAAAVTKPSEQQQESQLNSGPAPDDPAPCNETEEETSKVASQDETTDEQHPVEENPVDQEKVAVAAEEETNPVEISAEEKEEEEEEEEKEEVDCKAEESVEAEIKAQEEEEKEEIVKEEEEEAEEKSMDEIKEIRPADERQDEKCSPVSDPLGAAIVLQGKGPLNEDVPAAIAPVESVTSIVPGTTLRRLEDPTPFLFSRPGTLGSLNAGQPMASSTSLSDTKPKAPRYRVLEDPGMMSDPVVAVHPKIHELPKPFQHEPSYEPHPLQSSSAAPMMTSSSPYKGRVLEAPSSPPKSSSSSAAAFTSSPSTDSLTSSRSLASDVLEKARTRFDRFWTKKESDK